One window from the genome of Neorhodopirellula lusitana encodes:
- a CDS encoding glycoside hydrolase family 127 protein, with protein sequence MGFSTSSLFTLAIVFATPLAHAHQRGIINDGDSPHVKLRSVDIGDCRWTSGFWADKVRLCEQVMVPHMGTLLKGDVGFAYDNFKIAAGLKDGEHQGMNWHDGDFYKWMEASVYIYAQNHDQKILSELDEIIDVIGQAQMDNGYLSTQTQINDEKEAWSNRQLHELYNSGHLLTSACIHHRVTGKDNFLKIAIKHADYLYDLFSPQPKELARFGFNQTQIMGLVELYRTTEDKRYLKLAEQFINMRGQSPVAPDDTANYKFIGDMVQERTPLRRSKEAVGHAVLALYFYAGAADVYAETGEQALVKALDRLWDSYVNHKMYITGACGQTHHGSSPKVDMVHEAFIADYQMPNATAYNETCANICNAMFSYRMLGIHGESKYADIMELVLYNSALSGISQEGTHYFYTNPLRRTCSNKMGITDYENRAAYIPCFCCPPNLVRTIAKVSGWAYSVSENGIAVNLYGGNQLSTQLLDGSQFELKQETDYPWDGKVQLTVQSCKGTAFSIHLRIPEWAEGATLQINGADAGIAVQAGTYATIKRIWKANDVITLDMPMEPKLLVGHPLIEETRNQAAIKRGPVVYCLETPDLPDNTSILDVYLPVDIELKPTQDPAWKDGLTTLNGDVLIYKDQRTAMYRPLEKREWEKVETQFIPYYAWSNRGTAEMSVWLPLVGR encoded by the coding sequence ATGGGATTCTCTACTTCCAGCCTATTCACTCTTGCGATTGTGTTTGCCACACCGTTGGCCCATGCACATCAACGCGGCATCATCAACGACGGCGACAGCCCGCACGTGAAGCTACGGAGTGTTGACATTGGCGATTGCCGCTGGACCAGCGGATTTTGGGCCGACAAGGTGCGGCTTTGCGAACAAGTGATGGTGCCACACATGGGCACCTTACTGAAGGGCGATGTTGGATTCGCGTACGACAACTTCAAAATTGCGGCTGGCTTGAAAGACGGCGAGCACCAAGGAATGAACTGGCATGACGGAGATTTCTACAAGTGGATGGAGGCCAGCGTCTACATCTACGCCCAAAATCACGATCAAAAGATTCTGTCGGAACTTGACGAGATCATTGATGTCATCGGGCAAGCTCAAATGGACAACGGCTATCTCTCAACCCAAACTCAAATCAATGATGAAAAGGAGGCTTGGTCCAACCGCCAGTTGCATGAGCTGTACAACAGCGGGCACCTGCTGACCAGCGCGTGTATTCACCATCGCGTCACCGGAAAAGACAACTTCTTGAAGATTGCGATCAAGCACGCTGACTACCTATACGATCTGTTTTCACCGCAACCTAAAGAACTCGCCCGGTTCGGGTTTAACCAGACTCAAATCATGGGGTTGGTCGAGCTTTACCGCACCACCGAGGACAAACGGTATTTGAAATTAGCGGAACAGTTCATCAACATGCGGGGCCAGTCGCCCGTTGCACCCGATGACACGGCCAACTACAAGTTTATCGGCGACATGGTCCAGGAACGCACGCCGCTGCGAAGGTCGAAGGAAGCGGTCGGCCATGCGGTTCTCGCCCTGTATTTCTATGCTGGCGCTGCAGACGTTTACGCTGAAACTGGCGAACAGGCTTTGGTCAAGGCACTCGATCGTCTCTGGGACAGTTACGTCAATCATAAGATGTACATCACCGGCGCTTGCGGCCAGACACACCACGGCAGTTCCCCCAAAGTTGACATGGTGCATGAAGCATTCATCGCCGACTATCAAATGCCCAACGCAACTGCTTACAACGAAACCTGCGCTAACATTTGCAATGCGATGTTTAGCTATCGGATGTTAGGAATCCACGGTGAATCCAAATATGCCGACATCATGGAATTGGTCCTTTACAACAGTGCGCTGTCGGGAATTAGCCAAGAGGGCACCCACTACTTTTACACCAACCCGTTGAGAAGAACGTGCAGCAATAAGATGGGCATCACGGACTACGAGAATCGTGCGGCGTACATCCCTTGCTTCTGCTGCCCACCCAACCTCGTTCGGACAATCGCGAAAGTCTCCGGTTGGGCTTACAGCGTTTCGGAAAACGGTATCGCGGTCAATTTATATGGCGGTAACCAATTGAGCACGCAATTGCTGGACGGCTCGCAGTTCGAATTGAAGCAGGAAACGGACTACCCTTGGGACGGGAAGGTTCAGCTCACGGTGCAGTCATGCAAGGGCACCGCGTTTAGTATCCATCTTCGGATTCCCGAATGGGCGGAAGGTGCGACATTGCAAATCAACGGTGCGGATGCGGGTATCGCGGTACAGGCGGGCACGTATGCGACCATCAAACGGATCTGGAAAGCCAACGATGTGATCACGTTAGACATGCCGATGGAGCCCAAGTTGTTGGTCGGACATCCGTTGATCGAAGAGACACGCAATCAGGCAGCGATCAAACGCGGCCCGGTGGTCTACTGCCTCGAGACTCCCGACCTACCGGATAACACCTCCATCCTGGACGTCTATCTTCCGGTCGATATAGAACTGAAGCCGACTCAAGACCCAGCATGGAAGGACGGCCTGACGACGCTAAACGGCGATGTGCTGATCTACAAAGATCAGCGAACCGCCATGTACCGTCCTCTCGAAAAGAGGGAATGGGAAAAAGTTGAAACTCAGTTCATTCCGTATTACGCGTGGAGCAACCGTGGTACCGCGGAAATGTCGGTCTGGTTGCCGCTAGTTGGCAGGTAA